In Buchananella sp. 14KM1171, the genomic stretch GAGTTCGTGCGTGACAAGCGAACGGGATTCAAAGGCGATTTTTGGGCATGGTGCAAGCAAGGAGGCCCAAACCGTTGGCAGGCTGCCGCCAAGCGTTTGGCTATGAAGGAGAGTGACACCGTTTTGCAGATGCCGCGTCTGCGCGAAGCCCGAATGCTCCCCGTCGACACGGCCCTGAACGGAACCGGCAAGCTGCTAATGGAGCCACATTTGAAAATTGCGCCACAGGTTGGCACTCTCTCCCCGCGTGTCTACTTTTACGACGATACCTCTGGTGTCACCGGGAAGGTGCATGTCGGCTTCATCGGCCCGCATAGCCTGATGCCAAACACCAAGAGCTAGGCACGTTAGCAGGCAACGTGGCGCAGGCAGTCCACCAGGAAGCAGCCGTGCTCGGGGTACAGGTTTAGCTGCTCTGGTCAAGTCCCTTTGGGTGGTGTTGTCCCGCGTGAAGTAGTTGGCAGGATTTCTTCTTGTTCAAAGGTGGGGATGGTCGCGCTGGCTCGGCCGAGGTGGACATCCAGGGGGCGGTTGAAAGCGATTGCTTCGTGCGGGCGTTGGGTGTTGTACTCGACTCGGTAGTCCTCGGCTCGTTCAATCAAGGTCAGTGCGTCGCAGATGCTCGTCTAGGAAGAACCCATCACTTCTTTAACGTGCCAAAGGTCGCGTTCGCGCGATCCGTTCTGGCCGGGCGACTTCACTCGCGCATGGACGTGGCGTAGTTCGGGGTGTTGCATGATGAACAACTCGAAGTTCAGCGACCTGAACGGACCACCGTTATCGGTCACAATCCTCCCCGCTGGGCCCAGCTCGCCGGTGTCGGGGTCTACTGCCTCGAGAAGACGGTAGCCAGACACCGCGCTGTGGTCAGCCAGGGCGAGCTCGATCGCATTGAAAATGCGTCGTATTGGTTCGCACTCGGCGAGACGTACAAAGGGGTGTTCGCTCCCTGGAAAACCATTGGCGGCATCCGGTAATGCGCCAAGTCCCGCCCCGACATGGTCTGAAAACTCGCTGAAGTCCAGCAGCCCCACCTGGTTCGGGCCGGTCGCGTTCCTGACGAAGGCAGAGTTAGGCTTTTTTGCCAGCTCCCGGCGCTGTTTTTGCTACCGCCAGGCCCAGGATCAGCCCGTCATCACGCAGGATACGCCACGCGGTTGCTTGCCAAAGGGAATGGTGTAATGGTTGGTGTCACTGGTTGCGGGGCTGTTGGTCTCGCGGGAGGGGGCTGTGATGCCCAGGAAGTATGCGCCGGAATTCCGTCAGGATGTGGTGCGTTTTGCGTTGAATCGTCCTGCTGGGATGACGTTGGCGCAGGTAGCAGCTGATTTTGGGATTGGGGGTTCGACTCTGGATGCTTGGATCAGACGCGAGCAGGTTTCTAAGGGTGTGCTCAAGGCTAGTGCGGGTGAGGACAAGGCTCGTATCGCGCAGTTAGAGCGCCAGTTGCGGTTGAAGGAAGAAGAGTGCTTCATCCTTAGAAGGGCGGCGGCTTACCTGGCCCGTGATGTGAACCCAAAATGATCTACCCCCTGGTAGAAGAACTAGCTGGTTTGGGCATAGCGGTTAGTCGGATCTGCCGGGTGCTTGGTATCGCCCGCCAGCCTTTCTACCGGTGGCGCGGGTGTAGGCAAAGCCGGCTAGAACAACGCCGTAGCTACTTAAAGGAACGGGTGAGGGCCATCCATAGTGCTGATCCTGCTTTTGGCTACCGGCTGATTACCGATGAGCTGGCCCGCCAGGGAGTCAAGGTGGCTAGCCGCACGGTGTGGTCGATCTGTCACGAGTTGGGCATTAGGTCTATTACTGCACCCAAAGGCAAGACCAAGACCACCAAGAGCGCTAGAAGCGTTGGGGTTGATCTGGTTGGGCGGGTCTTTCATGCCGATGGGCCTAACCGTCTCTGGCTTACTGACATCACCGAACATCCCACCACTCAGGGCAAGTTGTATGTGTGTGCGATCAAGGACGTGTGGTCTAACCGGATCGTGGCTCTTAGCAGTGCTACGTCCATGAGCGCTTCTCTCGCGGTTAACGCTTTGGCCCAGGCGGTAGCAGACCGCCACCCACCAGCCGGGTGTGTAATCCATTCAGATCGTGGTGCGCAGTTCACTTCCACGGCCTACCGGCAAGCTGCCCGCGCCTACGGGCTGGTCCAGTCCATGGGACAGGCCGGTACGTGTGCGGACAAC encodes the following:
- a CDS encoding IS3 family transposase (programmed frameshift); amino-acid sequence: MPRKYAPEFRQDVVRFALNRPAGMTLAQVAADFGIGGSTLDAWIRREQVSKGVLKASAGEDKARIAQLERQLRLKEEECFILRRAAAYLARDVNPKMIYPLVEELAGLGIAVSRICRVLGIARQPFYRWRGCRQSRLEQRRSYLKERVRAIHSADPAFGYRLITDELARQGVKVASRTVWSICHELGIRSITAPKGKTKTTKSARSVGVDLVGRVFHADGPNRLWLTDITEHPTTQGKLYVCAIKDVWSNRIVALSSATSMSASLAVNALAQAVADRHPPAGCVIHSDRGAQFTSTAYRQAARAYGLVQSMGQAGTCADNAAMESFFALLQKNVLNTRKWETRQELATAIRHWIESTYHRRRRQARLGKLTPIEYETIYTN